The Drosophila biarmipes strain raj3 chromosome 2L, RU_DBia_V1.1, whole genome shotgun sequence genome has a window encoding:
- the LOC108036094 gene encoding vascular endothelial growth factor receptor 1 isoform X9: MALLIRTTLLPLLLIAWIPWSEAIPLQAFSPDPDDSTENCGGENGAPLMTPCKSSIILEAQTSSTLKCEGEEPLTWWTGSVDNLQGYPGDQFNNTEDPARPYGTSLTLFEVTAEDVGAYYCVKDSEYQKISEKSDEAMVELVNRGLASSIYVYVNDPNSKLAAAMSSINALQYTDVVIPCRPAMPDTEVWLETNNGETYSSTSVGRYDPKRGFTIEIRSITDGGEYYCRPNPPFPHNEEEYTSVEVHFIGNGHIDKSGKPLPKPVIKTSGDHHVITDTNFTLVCEQSALIESLYEIAWDIPSRDRSRISITTAETDPKTRNSTHQLGRSTLTVMDAQRSDSGTYKCITTDKTQNTKYFVSYLIRVIGPNESYLNVYEPSGHYNVQEMANRTIQMRANFEGYPTPSFAWFKPDGTEVRQAEHNFKIFSEELGTMLQVLNAQLQDSGTYILRGSNAFQTVVREYNVSVSDGPVLSMADTYVQVGSVARLECTVLSYPPAFVTFFFRSCSLEPRWPTCSIHQKNFSFLTKARPGKLSVESIYEVSFLPTDPGILTCVAENKVNGKELRSLTSAHVLLGNISENMTIHGFDKSHKIAKEEYVSFTCEALAYHFDGNLQWLLNGEDLKETELVRTETSPTNYSYRSTIHITTISDQDQGTYECRAYHNSNHSLYSSREIFLSVYDPFAPQWLDTSLKDHNKIKRKLGQGVELDCASNAIPAAKVRWYKDDKELNEAKFRNITANDSKLTIIFLYPGDEGVYKCQVENRLDRIERSFTVVITDLPGISMAWVWFGLILFLILIGLCVFLAIRYQKEHKRHLELKAAGLANFEEGAVAHINPDMTLDEQAEFLPYNRQFEFPRANLTLGKQLGAGAFGVVLKGEAIGIRKEEPSTTVAVKMVKRTADNEVVRALVSELKIMVHMGQHLNVVNLLGAVTKNIAKRELMVIVEYCRFGNIQNFLMKNRKCFINQINPDTDHIDPSIMTQRISDNFDLHRDANGGGGGGGLKYANIGFPIHTYVNEPHNNNTQPPTHRRNSDNDPRSGTRAGRPGSGTATYSYERQMDTCATVMTTVPEDDLIMSNNSVQPAWRSNYKTDSNEAMTVTTVDLISWAFQVARGMDYLASRKVLHGDLAARNILLCENNVVKICDFGLARSMYRTDNYKKSESGKLPIKWLALESLSDHVFSTYSDVWSYGIVLWEMFSLAKVPYPGIDPNQELFNKLNDGYRMEKPPYANQELYEIMLECWRKNPESRPLFPELEQRFAKMLGEDVANHYLDLNTPYMETNIESTKNQTTDYLGLMGSPDEVAPSAPRYVNGLVVPKIHICESPDDYTPMNPANSEPDASTAIFSPTRLENEGSDFQDFSSETTFQFPGERQSPTLSNNLNSGSSKPLRKKNGLPTVDAADQAPEEIPMLQRRSTGSEESPEQGRRFNQALKQQYVTPTPSPRHHVETKLNGDSSESYVNVKPPRKNIPGKTATGGGGAPTDAFSNPSYQPLSTVNEKEQRRY, from the exons ATGGCACTGCTTATAAGGACGACTCTGCTGCCCCTGCTCCTGATCGCCTGGATCCCCTGGAGCGAAGCAA TACCGCTGCAGGCGTTCTCTCCGGATCCCGATGATAGTACCGAGAACTGCGGCGGCGAGAATGGAGCTCCCCTGATGACGCCCTGCAAGAGCTCCATAATCCTGGAGGCCCAGACAAGCTCGACGCTGAAGTGCGAGGGCGAGGAGCCGCTGACCTGGTGGACCGGCTCGGTAGACAACCTCCAGGGGTACCCGGGGGATCAATTTAATAATACGGAGGACCCGGCACGACCATATGGCACCAGCCTAACACTCTTCGAGGTGACGGCCGAGGACGTGGGTGCGTATTATTGCGTCAAGGATTCGGAATACCAGAAGATCTCCGAAAAGTCGGACGAGGCGATGGTCGAGCTGGTGAACCGGGGCCTGGCCAGCTCCATCTACGTGTATGTGAACGACCCAAATAGCAAATTGGCAGCCGCCATGAGCTCCATAAATGCCCTGCAATACACCGACGTTGTGATACCCTGCAGACCGGCAATGCCCGACACAGAAGTGTGgctggagaccaacaatggagag ACATATTCCAGCACATCGGTCGGTCGATACGACCCGAAAAGGGGATTCACCATCGAAATCCGCAGCATCACGGATGGCGGCGAGTACTACTGTCGGCCAAATCCGCCCTTCCCGCACAACGAAGAGGAGTATACCAGCGTAGAAGTGCACTTTATTGGTAACGGTCACATTGATA AAAGCGGCAAGCCCCTGCCAAAGCCGGTGATCAAGACCTCCGGGGACCACCACGTTATCACGGACACCAACTTCACCCTGGTGTGCGAACAGTCGGCCTTGATTGAGTCATTGTACGAAATCGCCTGGGATATACCGTCTCGGGATAGG AGTCGCATTAGTATTACCACAGCAGAAACCGATCCCAAGACTAGGAACAGCACTCACCAGCTGGGCAGGAGCACTTTGACGGTTATGGACGCTCAACGCTCAGATTCCGGCACTTACAAGTGTATCACCACCGATAAAAcccaaaatacaaaatacttcGTCAGCTACTTGATTAGAGTTATAG GTCCAAACGAAAGCTACCTGAATGTGTACGAGCCCTCGGGTCATTATAACGTACAGGAAATGGCAAACCGTACGATCCAGATGAGGGCCAACTTCGAGGGCTATCCGACGCCCTCCTTCGCCTGGTTCAAGCCAGACGGAACCGAAGTCCGTCAGGCGGAGCACAACTTCAAGATCTTCTCCGAGGAGCTGGGCACAATGCTCCAGGTGCTCAATGCCCAGCTGCAGGACAGCGGCACCTACATCCTGCGGGGCTCCAATGCTTTTCAGACCGTGGTGCGGGAGTACAACGTTAGTGTGAGTGACGGTCCGGTCCTGAGCATGGCGGACACGTACGTCCAGGTGGGATCCGTCGCCCGACTGGAGTGCACTGTCCTTTCCTACCCGCCGGCGTTCGTCACCTTCTTCTTCCGTTCCTGCAGCCTGGAGCCCCGTTGGCCCACGTGCTCCATTCACCAAAAGAACTTTAGC TTCCTGACGAAGGCGAGACCGGGAAAACTAAGTGTGGAAAGCATATACGAGGTGTCCTTCCTGCCCACGGATCCTGGAATACTGACCTGTGTTGCCGAGAACAAGGTGAATGGAAAGGAGCTAAGATCCTTGACCTCGGCTCATGTGTTGCTGGGTAATATTTCCGAGAACATGACCATCCATGGCTTCGATAAGAGTCACAAGATCGCTAAGGAGGAGTATGTGAGCTTCACCTGCGAGGCGCTGGCCTATCACTTCGATGGCAATCTGCAATGGCTCCTCAACGGCGAGGATTTAAAGGAAACCGAAC TTGTCCGAACTGAAACCAGTCCTACCAACTACTCCTACAGGAGCACCATACACATAACTACGATTTCCGACCAGGATCAAGGAACCTACGAGTGCCGAGCCTATCACAATTCGAACCATTCCTTATACAGCAGTCGCGAGATATTCCTCAGCGTCTACGATCCTTTTGCCCCCCAGTGGCTGGATACCAGCCTAAAGGACCACAACAAAATAAAGCGAAAATTGGGCCAGGGCGTGGAGCTGGATTGCGCCTCCAATGCGATTCCCGCGGCCAAGGTGCGTTGGTACAAGGACGACAAGGAGCTGAACGAAGCCAAATTCAGAAACATCACTGCAAACGATTCCAAGCTGACGATCATATTCCTGTATCCCGGCGATGAGGGCGTCTATAAATGCCAAGTGGAGAACAGGTTGGACAGGATCGAGAGGTCCTTCACCGTGGTTATTACGG ATCTTCCCGGCATCAGCATGGCCTGGGTGTGGTTCGGTCTGATACTTTTCCTCATCCTGATCGGCCTGTGCGTCTTCCTGGCCATTCGCTACCAGAAGGAGCACAAACGGCACCTTGAACTGAAGGCAGCTGGCCTGGCCAACTTCGAGGAGGGGGCCGTGGCCCACATTAATCCCGACATGACCTTGGATGAGCAGGCGGAATTCTTGCCCTACAATCGCCAATTTGAATTCCCGCGGGCGAACCTGACGCTGGGCAAGCAGCTGGGAGCCGGAGCCTTTGGCGTGGTGCTCAAGGGAGAAGCCATAGGAATCCGCAAGGAGGAGCCCAGCACCACGGTGGCCGTGAAGATGGTCAAGCGAACGGCCGACAACGAGGTGGTCAGGGCACTGGTCTCCGAGCTCAAGATAATGGTCCACATGGGCCAGCACTTGAATGTGGTCAATCTCCTGGGAGCCGTCACCAAAAACATTGCAAAAC GCGAACTCATGGTCATCGTTGAGTACTGTCGCTTTGGCAACATTCAGAACTTCCTGATGAAAAACCGGAAGTGCTTCATCAACCAAATCAATCCGGACACCGACCACATAGATCCCTCCATCATGACCCAGCGCATTTCCGATAACTTTGACCTGCACCG CGATGCGaatggtggtggtggtggtggtggcttGAAGTACGCCAATATCGGTTTCCCGATCCACACGTACGTCAATGAACCGCACAACAATAACACGCAACCGCCAACTCACCGCAGGAACTCGGACAATGATCCCCGGTCGGGCACCCGAGCCGGACGTCCCGGATCCGGAACGGCCACCTACAGCTATGAGCGGCAGATGGACACCTGTGCCACCGTGATGACCACAGTGCCGGAGG ATGACCTAATAATGTCAAATAACTCCGTGCAACCCGCCTGGCGTTCCAACTACAAGACGGACTCCAACGAGGCGATGACAGTGACCACTGTGGACCTGATCAGTTGGGCCTTCCAGGTGGCCCGCGGCATGGATTACCTGGCCTCCAGGAAGGTGTTGCACGGTGATCTGGCTGCCAGGAACATTCTCCTCTGCGAGAACAATGTGGTCAAGATCTGCGACTTTGGTCTAGCTCGGTCCATGTACCGAACGGACAACTACAAAAAGTCgg AGAGTGGCAAACTGCCGATTAAGTGGCTTGCGCTAGAGTCCCTCAGCGATCATGTCTTCAGCACCTACAGCGACGTTTGGTCCTACGGAATTGTCCTGTGGGAGATGTTCTCGCTGGCCAAGGTTCCGTATCCGGGCATAGATCCCAACCAGGAGCTGTTCAACAAGCTGAACGATGGCTACCGCATGGAGAAGCCGCCGTATGCCAATCAAGAGCTCTACGAGATTATGCTTGAGTGCTGGCGGAAGAA tcCCGAGAGCCGACCTTTGTTCCCTGAGCTGGAGCAGCGTTTTGCCAAAATGCTGGGCGAAGATGTGGCCAAT CACTACCTGGACCTGAACACTCCGTACATGGAGACCAACATAGAGAGCACGAAGAACCAAACTACGGATTATCTGGGCCTGATGGGATCACCAGACGAAGTGGCGCCGTCGGCTCCGCGCTACGTTAACGGGCTCGTGGTACCCAAAATCC ACATCTGTGAGTCGCCGGATGACTACACTCCGATGAACCCGGCGAATTCCGAACCCGATGCCAGCACCGCCATCTTCTCACCCACGCGCCTTGAAAACGAAGGCTCCGACTTCCAGGACTTCTCAAGCGAAACCACTTTTCAATTCCCAGGAGAGCGTCAGTCTCCGACGTTGAGTAACAACCTGAACAGTGGATCGAGCAAGCCGCTCCGCAAGAAGAACGGTCTGCCCACAGTGGATGCGGCGGACCAGGCGCCCGAGGAGATACCCATGCTGCAGCGCCGCTCCACGGGATCGGAGGAGAGTCCGGAGCAGGGCAGACGGTTCAACCAGGCCCTCAAGCAGCAGTACGTCACTCCGACGCCCTCGCCCCGCCATCACGTGGAGACCAAACTCAATGGCGACTCCTCCGAAAGCTATGTGAATGTGAAGCCGCCCAGGAAGAATATACCCGGCAAAACAGCAACCGGTGGCGGGGGTGCGCCCACGGATGCCTTCTCCAATCCCAGCTACCAGCCACTGTCCACCGTCAACGAGAAGGAGCAGCGAAGGTACTAG
- the LOC108036094 gene encoding vascular endothelial growth factor receptor 1 isoform X6 has translation MALLIRTTLLPLLLIAWIPWSEAIPLQAFSPDPDDSTENCGGENGAPLMTPCKSSIILEAQTSSTLKCEGEEPLTWWTGSVDNLQGYPGDQFNNTEDPARPYGTSLTLFEVTAEDVGAYYCVKDSEYQKISEKSDEAMVELVNRGLASSIYVYVNDPNSKLAAAMSSINALQYTDVVIPCRPAMPDTEVWLETNNGETYSSTSVGRYDPKRGFTIEIRSITDGGEYYCRPNPPFPHNEEEYTSVEVHFIGNGHIDKSGKPLPKPVIKTSGDHHVITDTNFTLVCEQSALIESLYEIAWDIPSRDRSRISITTAETDPKTRNSTHQLGRSTLTVMDAQRSDSGTYKCITTDKTQNTKYFVSYLIRVIGPNESYLNVYEPSGHYNVQEMANRTIQMRANFEGYPTPSFAWFKPDGTEVRQAEHNFKIFSEELGTMLQVLNAQLQDSGTYILRGSNAFQTVVREYNVSVSDGPVLSMADTYVQVGSVARLECTVLSYPPAFVTFFFRSCSLEPRWPTCSIHQKNFSIPEERAKYKFLTKARPGKLSVESIYEVSFLPTDPGILTCVAENKVNGKELRSLTSAHVLLGNISENMTIHGFDKSHKIAKEEYVSFTCEALAYHFDGNLQWLLNGEDLKETELVRTETSPTNYSYRSTIHITTISDQDQGTYECRAYHNSNHSLYSSREIFLSVYDPFAPQWLDTSLKDHNKIKRKLGQGVELDCASNAIPAAKVRWYKDDKELNEAKFRNITANDSKLTIIFLYPGDEGVYKCQVENRLDRIERSFTVVITDLPGISMAWVWFGLILFLILIGLCVFLAIRYQKEHKRHLELKAAGLANFEEGAVAHINPDMTLDEQAEFLPYNRQFEFPRANLTLGKQLGAGAFGVVLKGEAIGIRKEEPSTTVAVKMVKRTADNEVVRALVSELKIMVHMGQHLNVVNLLGAVTKNIAKRELMVIVEYCRFGNIQNFLMKNRKCFINQINPDTDHIDPSIMTQRISDNFDLHRDANGGGGGGGLKYANIGFPIHTYVNEPHNNNTQPPTHRRNSDNDPRSGTRAGRPGSGTATYSYERQMDTCATVMTTVPEDDLIMSNNSVQPAWRSNYKTDSNEAMTVTTVDLISWAFQVARGMDYLASRKVLHGDLAARNILLCENNVVKICDFGLARSMYRTDNYKKSESGKLPIKWLALESLSDHVFSTYSDVWSYGIVLWEMFSLAKVPYPGIDPNQELFNKLNDGYRMEKPPYANQELYEIMLECWRKNPESRPLFPELEQRFAKMLGEDVANHYLDLNTPYMETNIESTKNQTTDYLGLMGSPDEVAPSAPRYVNGLVVPKIHICESPDDYTPMNPANSEPDASTAIFSPTRLENEGSDFQDFSSETTFQFPGERQSPTLSNNLNSGSSKPLRKKNGLPTVDAADQAPEEIPMLQRRSTGSEESPEQGRRFNQALKQQYVTPTPSPRHHVETKLNGDSSESYVNVKPPRKNIPGKTATGGGGAPTDAFSNPSYQPLSTVNEKEQRRY, from the exons ATGGCACTGCTTATAAGGACGACTCTGCTGCCCCTGCTCCTGATCGCCTGGATCCCCTGGAGCGAAGCAA TACCGCTGCAGGCGTTCTCTCCGGATCCCGATGATAGTACCGAGAACTGCGGCGGCGAGAATGGAGCTCCCCTGATGACGCCCTGCAAGAGCTCCATAATCCTGGAGGCCCAGACAAGCTCGACGCTGAAGTGCGAGGGCGAGGAGCCGCTGACCTGGTGGACCGGCTCGGTAGACAACCTCCAGGGGTACCCGGGGGATCAATTTAATAATACGGAGGACCCGGCACGACCATATGGCACCAGCCTAACACTCTTCGAGGTGACGGCCGAGGACGTGGGTGCGTATTATTGCGTCAAGGATTCGGAATACCAGAAGATCTCCGAAAAGTCGGACGAGGCGATGGTCGAGCTGGTGAACCGGGGCCTGGCCAGCTCCATCTACGTGTATGTGAACGACCCAAATAGCAAATTGGCAGCCGCCATGAGCTCCATAAATGCCCTGCAATACACCGACGTTGTGATACCCTGCAGACCGGCAATGCCCGACACAGAAGTGTGgctggagaccaacaatggagag ACATATTCCAGCACATCGGTCGGTCGATACGACCCGAAAAGGGGATTCACCATCGAAATCCGCAGCATCACGGATGGCGGCGAGTACTACTGTCGGCCAAATCCGCCCTTCCCGCACAACGAAGAGGAGTATACCAGCGTAGAAGTGCACTTTATTGGTAACGGTCACATTGATA AAAGCGGCAAGCCCCTGCCAAAGCCGGTGATCAAGACCTCCGGGGACCACCACGTTATCACGGACACCAACTTCACCCTGGTGTGCGAACAGTCGGCCTTGATTGAGTCATTGTACGAAATCGCCTGGGATATACCGTCTCGGGATAGG AGTCGCATTAGTATTACCACAGCAGAAACCGATCCCAAGACTAGGAACAGCACTCACCAGCTGGGCAGGAGCACTTTGACGGTTATGGACGCTCAACGCTCAGATTCCGGCACTTACAAGTGTATCACCACCGATAAAAcccaaaatacaaaatacttcGTCAGCTACTTGATTAGAGTTATAG GTCCAAACGAAAGCTACCTGAATGTGTACGAGCCCTCGGGTCATTATAACGTACAGGAAATGGCAAACCGTACGATCCAGATGAGGGCCAACTTCGAGGGCTATCCGACGCCCTCCTTCGCCTGGTTCAAGCCAGACGGAACCGAAGTCCGTCAGGCGGAGCACAACTTCAAGATCTTCTCCGAGGAGCTGGGCACAATGCTCCAGGTGCTCAATGCCCAGCTGCAGGACAGCGGCACCTACATCCTGCGGGGCTCCAATGCTTTTCAGACCGTGGTGCGGGAGTACAACGTTAGTGTGAGTGACGGTCCGGTCCTGAGCATGGCGGACACGTACGTCCAGGTGGGATCCGTCGCCCGACTGGAGTGCACTGTCCTTTCCTACCCGCCGGCGTTCGTCACCTTCTTCTTCCGTTCCTGCAGCCTGGAGCCCCGTTGGCCCACGTGCTCCATTCACCAAAAGAACTTTAGC ATACCAGAGGAACGGGCGAAATATAAG TTCCTGACGAAGGCGAGACCGGGAAAACTAAGTGTGGAAAGCATATACGAGGTGTCCTTCCTGCCCACGGATCCTGGAATACTGACCTGTGTTGCCGAGAACAAGGTGAATGGAAAGGAGCTAAGATCCTTGACCTCGGCTCATGTGTTGCTGGGTAATATTTCCGAGAACATGACCATCCATGGCTTCGATAAGAGTCACAAGATCGCTAAGGAGGAGTATGTGAGCTTCACCTGCGAGGCGCTGGCCTATCACTTCGATGGCAATCTGCAATGGCTCCTCAACGGCGAGGATTTAAAGGAAACCGAAC TTGTCCGAACTGAAACCAGTCCTACCAACTACTCCTACAGGAGCACCATACACATAACTACGATTTCCGACCAGGATCAAGGAACCTACGAGTGCCGAGCCTATCACAATTCGAACCATTCCTTATACAGCAGTCGCGAGATATTCCTCAGCGTCTACGATCCTTTTGCCCCCCAGTGGCTGGATACCAGCCTAAAGGACCACAACAAAATAAAGCGAAAATTGGGCCAGGGCGTGGAGCTGGATTGCGCCTCCAATGCGATTCCCGCGGCCAAGGTGCGTTGGTACAAGGACGACAAGGAGCTGAACGAAGCCAAATTCAGAAACATCACTGCAAACGATTCCAAGCTGACGATCATATTCCTGTATCCCGGCGATGAGGGCGTCTATAAATGCCAAGTGGAGAACAGGTTGGACAGGATCGAGAGGTCCTTCACCGTGGTTATTACGG ATCTTCCCGGCATCAGCATGGCCTGGGTGTGGTTCGGTCTGATACTTTTCCTCATCCTGATCGGCCTGTGCGTCTTCCTGGCCATTCGCTACCAGAAGGAGCACAAACGGCACCTTGAACTGAAGGCAGCTGGCCTGGCCAACTTCGAGGAGGGGGCCGTGGCCCACATTAATCCCGACATGACCTTGGATGAGCAGGCGGAATTCTTGCCCTACAATCGCCAATTTGAATTCCCGCGGGCGAACCTGACGCTGGGCAAGCAGCTGGGAGCCGGAGCCTTTGGCGTGGTGCTCAAGGGAGAAGCCATAGGAATCCGCAAGGAGGAGCCCAGCACCACGGTGGCCGTGAAGATGGTCAAGCGAACGGCCGACAACGAGGTGGTCAGGGCACTGGTCTCCGAGCTCAAGATAATGGTCCACATGGGCCAGCACTTGAATGTGGTCAATCTCCTGGGAGCCGTCACCAAAAACATTGCAAAAC GCGAACTCATGGTCATCGTTGAGTACTGTCGCTTTGGCAACATTCAGAACTTCCTGATGAAAAACCGGAAGTGCTTCATCAACCAAATCAATCCGGACACCGACCACATAGATCCCTCCATCATGACCCAGCGCATTTCCGATAACTTTGACCTGCACCG CGATGCGaatggtggtggtggtggtggtggcttGAAGTACGCCAATATCGGTTTCCCGATCCACACGTACGTCAATGAACCGCACAACAATAACACGCAACCGCCAACTCACCGCAGGAACTCGGACAATGATCCCCGGTCGGGCACCCGAGCCGGACGTCCCGGATCCGGAACGGCCACCTACAGCTATGAGCGGCAGATGGACACCTGTGCCACCGTGATGACCACAGTGCCGGAGG ATGACCTAATAATGTCAAATAACTCCGTGCAACCCGCCTGGCGTTCCAACTACAAGACGGACTCCAACGAGGCGATGACAGTGACCACTGTGGACCTGATCAGTTGGGCCTTCCAGGTGGCCCGCGGCATGGATTACCTGGCCTCCAGGAAGGTGTTGCACGGTGATCTGGCTGCCAGGAACATTCTCCTCTGCGAGAACAATGTGGTCAAGATCTGCGACTTTGGTCTAGCTCGGTCCATGTACCGAACGGACAACTACAAAAAGTCgg AGAGTGGCAAACTGCCGATTAAGTGGCTTGCGCTAGAGTCCCTCAGCGATCATGTCTTCAGCACCTACAGCGACGTTTGGTCCTACGGAATTGTCCTGTGGGAGATGTTCTCGCTGGCCAAGGTTCCGTATCCGGGCATAGATCCCAACCAGGAGCTGTTCAACAAGCTGAACGATGGCTACCGCATGGAGAAGCCGCCGTATGCCAATCAAGAGCTCTACGAGATTATGCTTGAGTGCTGGCGGAAGAA tcCCGAGAGCCGACCTTTGTTCCCTGAGCTGGAGCAGCGTTTTGCCAAAATGCTGGGCGAAGATGTGGCCAAT CACTACCTGGACCTGAACACTCCGTACATGGAGACCAACATAGAGAGCACGAAGAACCAAACTACGGATTATCTGGGCCTGATGGGATCACCAGACGAAGTGGCGCCGTCGGCTCCGCGCTACGTTAACGGGCTCGTGGTACCCAAAATCC ACATCTGTGAGTCGCCGGATGACTACACTCCGATGAACCCGGCGAATTCCGAACCCGATGCCAGCACCGCCATCTTCTCACCCACGCGCCTTGAAAACGAAGGCTCCGACTTCCAGGACTTCTCAAGCGAAACCACTTTTCAATTCCCAGGAGAGCGTCAGTCTCCGACGTTGAGTAACAACCTGAACAGTGGATCGAGCAAGCCGCTCCGCAAGAAGAACGGTCTGCCCACAGTGGATGCGGCGGACCAGGCGCCCGAGGAGATACCCATGCTGCAGCGCCGCTCCACGGGATCGGAGGAGAGTCCGGAGCAGGGCAGACGGTTCAACCAGGCCCTCAAGCAGCAGTACGTCACTCCGACGCCCTCGCCCCGCCATCACGTGGAGACCAAACTCAATGGCGACTCCTCCGAAAGCTATGTGAATGTGAAGCCGCCCAGGAAGAATATACCCGGCAAAACAGCAACCGGTGGCGGGGGTGCGCCCACGGATGCCTTCTCCAATCCCAGCTACCAGCCACTGTCCACCGTCAACGAGAAGGAGCAGCGAAGGTACTAG